A window of the Arachis duranensis cultivar V14167 chromosome 5, aradu.V14167.gnm2.J7QH, whole genome shotgun sequence genome harbors these coding sequences:
- the LOC107487927 gene encoding LOW QUALITY PROTEIN: auxilin-related protein 2 (The sequence of the model RefSeq protein was modified relative to this genomic sequence to represent the inferred CDS: substituted 1 base at 1 genomic stop codon), whose translation METLAHSRQSNKPAVPLSGKINAGGFSGKTLYDDIYGGPPPKLAAAGLSPRFEDYSEIFGSFHAPRASSIPVLDLPAVDEADAFFDPRSSAFSYTEVFGALDFAASFEDLFHQPNGFDGVSSDEAWTPEDTDSFSGESDHFANNQTMPNRDYFQSVDGDTEFNISYHNANGASTEHRSKGKSHMTQMHEIPGSTLVYDETIRFHKNDPSFGADKVKANHPRKTSRPRNFTSRERAFLSDVNLHNDSHSAEMFITVSDISLRSMPSQVPPPTRPPPILDAKNRDPYGFHPNNRQVASEETRRDTSPPLFDVEVDTNASAVATKEATQKGEARLQSAKEMKERKKGAHDSHVESSYDVKDSERKTRSNCFNDGTLQETCDRRTSKLRFSASDERQKGGKAAPETPDSMEGKRILNMFTEEHPNESRSSQESDRSNGDVTWKEETEFFELVGTDESRKRTRPTKPTKILVQDTRIHGNSHKGIVAAPGMQEGYKKVIATEEYYQEEEYEQKFNAAKEVDQTNKNILGPKASNEEYNQNKQVKKGKVTEIFEQEENEKGVRVAPQNGKTEKNATEADQSGSLNDVPKMRDKVQKQLHIKKLEVIDRQTSSEVQLGEGLEENKKKLKEAEKQSQSVKMQKQPDKIKENGKRQREALVFGQAGDKEKLKDSVELEENEEQLKEEFEMEVNEIRLQEDFKQREKQAYERDLNKREHNEAFDGYGDRNKQAGDNEGIQNVLHQAPREEWNSEMLNEALRKSEFESSSTQTFDGEGSSIVSNEEGNHANHFENMGNDVSGMGEDNNSGSNDLDQMQGIEVKGNMKISKATDEILEEEIGKNLLAAQSASIRLENIGKLKVSQEPVADKEIGKTRSECKGQENKLEDLRVENQAANKKVRVPEIILGDKQDLRPTSGKVDDGMMKADYGRNTAAKGGTMLEAVNVQGTAQSTEIKEKSLNETSATVPKDADRMRRERESEKDRLRKIEEEQDRERERERERXXRXDGSRQRALAEARERLEKACAEARDWTYADKVATEARLKAERAAVERATAEAQERAKEKLKVERAAFESRERLQRSVSDQYAASSRNCGTQGCSPSDTQFQNFSSSAGSRHPYSLYGASSFSERSEVEGESARRCRSRLERHRRTAERAAKALAEKNMRDHLAQKEQAERHRLAETLDAEVKRWSSGKEGNLRALLSTLQYILGPDSGWQPIPLTEVITSAAVKKAYRKATLCVHPDKLQQRGASVQHKYICEKVFDLLKVCPCHLYLWCAKATTDFFHLLRGKYIHEGDPAIN comes from the exons ATGGAAACCTTGGCGCATTCTCGGCAATCAAACAAGCCTGCCGTTCCTCTCTCCGGCAAGATCAACGCCGGAGGATTCTCCGGGAAGACCTTATACGACGACATCTACGGCGGTCCTCCTCCCAAGCTCGCCGCTGCGGGCCTATCCCCTCGCTTTGAAGACTACAGCGAGATTTTTGGAAGCTTCCACGCACCACGCGCCTCTTCCATCCCCGTGCTGGATCTTCCGGCGGTCGACGAGGCCGACGCCTTCTTTGATCCCCGGAGCTCTGCTTTCAGCTACACCGAAGTTTTCGGAGCCCTTGATTTTGCGGCTTCCTTCGAGGACTTGTTTCACCAACCAAATGGCTTCGACGGCGTTTCTTCTGACGAAGCATG GACTCCTGAAGACACCGACTCATTCTCTGGAGAGTCAGACCATTTCGCAAATAACCAAACCATGCCAAATAGAGATTATTTCCAGTCTGTTGATGGTGATACAGAGTTCAACATTTCGTATCATAACGCCAATGGTGCAAGCACTGAACATAGATCAAAGGGCAAAAGCCACATGACTCAGATGCATGAAATTCCTGGTTCCACTCTAGTATATGATGAAACCATAAGGTTCCATAAGAATGATCCATCATTTGGTGCAGACAAGGTGAAGGCTAACCATCCCAGGAAAACGTCACGTCCACGTAATTTTACTTCTAGGGAACGGGCTTTTCTTAGTGATGTAAATCTTCACAATGATTCTCATTCCGCCGAGATGTTCATAACTGTATCCGATATCAGCCTCAGAAGTATGCCATCTCAGGTGCCACCACCCACTCGTCCACCTCCTATACTAGATGCCAAAAATAGGGACCCTTATGGATTTCATCCAAATAATAGGCAGGTTGCTTCTGAAGAGACACGGCGTGACACTTCACCACCTTTATTTGATGTGGAGGTTGATACAAATGCATCTGCTGTTGCTACAAAAGAAGCAACGCAAAAAGGTGAAGCAAGACTCCAGAGTGCCAAAGAaatgaaagagagaaagaagggggCTCATGATAGCCATGTAGAATCAAGTTATGATGTGAAAGATAGTGAAAGGAAGACTAGATCAAATTGTTTCAATGATGGGACATTGCAGGAGACTTGTGATAGGAGAACTTCCAAATTGAGATTTTCTGCTTCAGATGAAAGACAGAAAGGAGGGAAGGCCGCCCCCGAAACTCCAGATTCAATGGAAGGGAAAAGAATTTTAAACATGTTCACTGAAGAGCATCCAAATGAATCCCGGTCATCTCAGGAATCAGATAGAAGTAATGGAGATGTTACATGGAAAGAAGAAACGGAGTTTTTTGAATTGGTCGGAACAGATGAATCTCGAAAGAGAACTCGGCCAACAAAGCCTACTAAAATTTTGGTGCAAGATACCAGAATCCATGGCAATAGCCACAAGGGAATAGTGGCAGCACCTGGTATGCAAGAAGGGTATAAGAAAGTAATAGCAACTGAGGAATATTATCAAGAGGAGGAATACGAGCAGAAATTTAATGCTGCAAAAGAGGTGGATCAAACCAACAAGAACATTCTGGGACCTAAAGCATCTAATGAGGAGTACAACCAAAACAAACAGGTGAAGAAGGGAAAGGTCACTGAGATATTTGAGCAGGAAGAGAATGAGAAGGGTGTAAGAGTGGCACCCCAGAATGGAAAAACTGAGAAGAATGCAACTGAAGCAGACCAATCAGGAAGCTTAAACGATGTGCCTAAGATGCGAGACAAAGTGCAAAAACAATTGCACATTAAGAAATTGGAAGTGATTGATAGACAAACATCAAGTGAAGTCCAGTTGGGGGAGGGGCTCgaggaaaataagaagaaactgAAAGAGGCTGAAAAGCAAAGTCAGAGTGTGAAAATGCAGAAGCAGCCtgacaaaatcaaagaaaatggaaaaagacAAAGAGAAGCTTTAGTTTTTGGACAAGCAGGGGATAAGGAAAAACTGAAAGATTCTGTGGAGCTAGAAGAGAATGAAGAGCAACttaaagaagaatttgaaaTGGAGGTTAATGAGATAAGACTGCAAGAGGATTTTAAGCAGAGGGAAAAGCAAGCATATGAAAGAGATCTAAACAAAAGGGAACATAATGAGGCTTTTGATGGGTATGGAGACAGGAATAAACAAGCTGGTGACAATGAAGGAATCCAGAATGTTCTGCATCAAGCTCCAAGAGAAGAATGGAATTCTGAAATGTTGAACGAGGCTCTAAGGAAAAGTGAATTTGAAAGCTCATCAACCCAGACATTTGATGGGGAAGGAAGTTCAATTGTATCAAATGAGGAGGGTAATCACGCAAATCATTTTGAGAATATGGGCAACGATGTTAGTGGAATGGGAGAGGATAACAACTCTGGCAGCAATGATTTGGATCAAATGCAGGGCATTGAAGTAAAGGGCAACATGAAGATTTCTAAAGCAACTGATGAGATATTAGAAGAAGAGATTGGCAAAAACCTTCTAGCTGCTCAATCAGCTTCCATCCGATTAGAAAATATTGGAAAACTGAAGGTATCTCAAGAACCTGTTGCTGATAAAGAAATTGGAAAAACAAGATCTGAATGCAAAGGTCAAGAGAATAAACTGGAAGATCTAAGGGTGGAAAATCAAGCGGCAAATAAAAAAGTCAGAGTGCCTGAAATAATCCTAGGTGATAAACAGGATTTGCGGCCCACATCAGGAAAGGTGGATGATGGCATGATGAAGGCTGATTATGGAAGGAATACAGCAGCTAAAGGTGGCACAATGCTGGAAGCTGTAAATGTCCAGGGAACTGCTCAATCTAcagagataaaagaaaaaagtctCAATGAAACTTCTGCCACTGTACCAAAGGATGCTGACAGAatgagaagagaaagagagtcaGAAAAAGACCGTCTTAGAAAGATAGAAGAGGAGCAGGACagggaaagggaaagggaaagggaaagaNNNNNAAGATAGGATGGCT CTCGACAAAGGGCATTGGCTGAGGCCAGGGAAAGACTTGAGAAGGCATGTGCTGAGGCCAGGGATTGGACATACGCTGATAAGGTAGCTACCGAGGCTAGATTGAAAGCAGAACGGGCTGCTGTTGAACGAGCaactgcagaagctcaggagcGTGCCAAGGAGAAATTAAAAGTTGAGAGGGCTGCATTTGAGTCCAGAGAACGGTTACAAAGATCTGTATCAGACCAATATGCTGCTTCTTCGAGAAATTGTGGAACACAAGGCTGTTCACCCTCT GATACTCAGTTTCAAAACTTCAGCTCATCTGCAGGTTCCAGGCACCCATATTCTCTTTATGGTG CTTCCTCCTTTTCCGAGAGATCTGAAGTAGAAGGTGAATCAGCCCGGAGATGTAGATCTAGACTGGAGAGACACCGTCGAACAGCTGAGCGTGCA GCAAAAGCTTTGGCAGAAAAGAACATGCGTGACCATCTGGCTCAGAAGGAGCAAGCTGAAAGACAT AGACTAGCTGAGACTCTGGATGCTGAAGTAAAGAGGTGGTCAAGTGGAAAAGAAGGGAACTTGCGTGCATTACTTTCTACCTTGCAATAT ATCCTTGGACCTGACTCTGGGTGGCAGCCAATCCCATTGACGGAGGTCATTACTTCCGCAGCTGTAAAAAAAGCTTATAGGAAGGCTACCCTTTGTGTTCATCCTGACAAATTACAGCAACGTGGAGCAAGTGTTCAACACAAATACATATGTGAAAAGGTCTTTGATCTTTTGAAGGTATGTCCATGCCATCTATAcct GTGGTGTGCAAAGGCAACAACAGATTTTTTTCATTTGTTGAGGGGGAAATATATTCATGAAGGTGACCCCGCAATAAACTAA
- the LOC107487963 gene encoding uncharacterized protein LOC107487963: protein MFRSFSTRRGPSKYEKLEKDGAANGISNEELKRSTSLPSSRGFNPSMTGSTTIGDINLQRNPTKKASSNQKSTHPHPLFGFFDLRRKKKTTARPEFIRYLEYMKEGGVWDSNSNKPVIYYK from the coding sequence ATGTTTAGATCCTTTAGCACTCGGAGAGGCCCTTCAAAGTATGAGAAATTAGAGAAAGATGGTGCTGCCAATGGAATTTCCAATGAGGAGTTGAAGAGGAGCACAAGTTTGCCTTCTAGCAGGGGATTCAACCCCTCCATGACTGGTTCAACAACCATTGGTGACATCAATCTTCAGAGAAACCCCACTAAGAAGGCCAGCAGTAATCAGAAGAGTACTCACCCTCATCCACTCTTCGGCTTCTTCGATCTTCGCCGGAAGAAGAAAACGACAGCTAGGCCTGAATTCATCAGGTATCTCGAATATATGAAGGAAGGAGGTGTGTGGGATTCCAATTCCAATAAGCCTGTTATCTACTACAAATGA
- the LOC107487961 gene encoding uncharacterized protein LOC107487961, which yields MPTFSAIALDRLLEPGGSRPVDRSASNSMPLPNSQKGRNASAPPKKKKATRPPLKPALYATPEVTPLPDAPSSFPPSPYIINHKRRGPRLLKSTSEASILAERNVLQDCEKPFGKSSDMVIVSSAGDLQVPYKNPEAVKEELGDSVYHFEFDSSNNGDFGAGHRESESSSITNDLQVPTVNSQRGLEIEDFFDPNESMSFASITDVEDNAGAELSMKYSSPGEFFDAWEELSSEGGAQNSTIDFEAELREMRLSLLMEIEKRKQTEESLNSMKSQYERIRQGLYSAGIVLPANLTAVAGADQLNSDPMEDLCQQVHVARFISNSIGRGMARAEVEAQMEAQLDLKNFEIARLLERLRCYETMNREMVQRNQEAIELARRDRQRRRRRMKRWVWSSITSAIVLGSAAIAWSYLPSSKGSSSSADLDVVAEHEDAAAK from the exons ATGCCGACCTTTAGTGCCATAGCATTGGATAGGTTGTTAGAGCCTGGAGGTTCCAGACCTGTTGACAGATCTGCTTCGAATTCGATGCCTCTGCCAAACTCACAGAAGGGGAGGAATGCTAGTGCGCCCCCGAAGAAAAAAAAGGCTACTCGTCCGCCATTAAAACCAGCTCTTTATGCCACTCCTGAGGTGACGCCACTTCCGGATGCACCCTCTTCCTTTCCTCCATCACCATACATCATTAACCATAAGCGACGTGGGCCGCGCCTCCTCAAGAGCACTTCAGAGGCCAGCATACTGGCTGAGCGGAATGTTCTCCAGGATTGTGAAAAGCCTTTTGGTAAGAGCTCAGATATGGTGATTGTAAGTTCAGCTGGTGACCTCCAAGTTCCTTATAAAAATCCTGAAGCTGTTAAAGAGGAGCTCGGTGACAGTGTTTATCACTTTGAATTCGATAGCAGCAATAATGGTGACTTTGGGGCTGGACACAGGGAAAGTGAGAGTAGTAGCATTACAAATGATTTACAGGTACCGACAGTGAATTCACAAAGAGGTTTAGAGATTGAAGATTTCTTCGATCCAAATGAATCAATGAGTTTTGCAAGTATTACAGATGTTGAAGATAATGCTGGGGCAGAACTGTCTATGAAGTACAGCAGTCCTGGGGAGTTTTTTGATGCTTGGGAAG AACTATCTTCTGAAGGCGGAGCTCAAAATTCTACAATTGATTTTGAAGCTGAATTACGTGAAATGAGGTTGAGTCTATTGATGGAGATAGAGAAGCGGAAGCAAACTGAAGAGTCCCTTAACAGCATGAAAAGCCAATATGAGAGAATTAGGCAAGGCTTATATAGTGCAGGAATTGTTTTGCCTGCAAATCTTACTGCTGTTGCTGGGGCTGACCAGCTGAATTCTGATCCCATGGAAGATCTATGTCAACAAGTTCATGTTGCAAGATTCATATCAAACTCCATTGGGAGAGGAATGGCCAGGGCTGAAGTTGAAGCACAGATGGAAGCTCAACTAGATTTAAAGAACTTCGAGATTGCTCGGCTGTTGGAACGCCTCCGATGTTATGAGACCATGAATAGGGAGATGGTTCAGAGGAACCAGGAAGCGATAG AGTTGGCACGGCGTGATAGGCaacggaggaggagaaggatgaaGAGATGGGTATGGAGCTCTATTACTAGTGCGATTGTGCTTGGTTCTGCAGCAATAGCATGGTCTTATCTCCCATCAAGTAAAGGGTCATCCTCCTCTGCAGACCTTGATGTGGTTGCTGAACATGAGGATGCAGCCGCCAAGTAA
- the LOC107487960 gene encoding mannan endo-1,4-beta-mannosidase 7 yields the protein MLKHLVLVILLAVLVHDHVHDGTTTVEAAGDGFVRTRGIHFVLNGNPFYANGFNAYWLMYAASDPSQRYKVSSAFHEATSHGLTVARTWAFSDGGYRPLQYAPGFYNEQMFKGLDFVIYEARKYGIKLILSLVNNYESFGGKKQYVNWARSKGQYLTSDDDFFRSPLVKGYYANHVKTVLNRYNSFTGIHYKDDPTIMAWELMNEPRCTSDPSGRTIQAWITEMASLVKSIDRNHLLEAGLEGFYGQSTPQRKRMNPAGFNIGTDFIANNRIPGIDFATVHCYPDQWVSNSNEQYQLSFLNNWLNAHFIDAQYALRKPILVAEFGKSFKDSGYNTYQRDQLFSTVFYKILASAKRGGPAAGALFWQLLTEGMESFQDGYGIMLGQGSSTANMIAQQNHRLYLIRRILGRFANIRRWKRARGNRRSGGNGGGSSRMELPQLLN from the exons ATGTTGAAGCATTTAGTGTTAGTTATTCTTTTGGCCGTTTTGGTTCATGACCATGTTCATGATGGCACTACTACCGTGGAAGCTGCAGGGGATGGTTTTGTAAGAACAAGAGGCATCCACTTTGTGCTGAATGGGAACCCTTTTTATGCAAATGGCTTCAATGCTTATTGGCTTATGTATGCAGCTTCAGATCCATCTCAGAGGTACAAGGTCTCTTCAGCATTCCATGAAGCAACAAGCCATGGCCTCACAGTTGCTAGAACTTGGGCTTTCAGCGACGGTGGTTATAGACCCTTACAATATGCTCCCGGATTCTACAATGAACAAATGTTTAAG GGGTTAGATTTTGTTATATATGAGGCTAGGAAGTATGGTATAAAGCTGATACTGAGTTTGGTGAATAACTATGAGAGCTTTGGAGGGAAGAAGCAGTATGTGAACTGGGCTAGAAGTAAAGGGCAGTACCTTACATCAGACGATGATTTCTTCAGGAGCCCTCTTGTTAAGGGTTACTATGCTAACCATGTCAAG ACTGTTCTTAACAGATACAACAGTTTTACCGGTATTCACTACAAGGATGATCCAACAATCATGGCCTGGGAACTCATGAATGAACCCAGGTGCACTTCAGATCCTTCAGGCAGGACTATTCAG GCTTGGATCACGGAAATGGCTTCCTTAGTGAAGTCCATAGACAGGAACCACTTATTGGAGGCTGGTCTTGAAGGCTTCTATGGTCAATCAACACCCCAAAGGAAGAGAATGAACCCTGCTGGCTTCAATATTGGCACAGATTTCATTGCAAATAACCGCATCCCTGGCATTGACTTTGCAACCGTTCACTGTTACCCCGACCAATG GGTATCCAATTCGAATGAGCAGTATCAACTCTCATTCTTGAACAACTGGCTCAATGCTCACTTCATAGACGCGCAGTATGCTCTGAGGAAGCCAATACTTGTGGCAGAATTTGGAAAATCGTTCAAGGACTCGGGTTACAACACCTACCAAAGGGACCAGCTCTTCAGTACCGTGTTCTACAAGATATTGGCTTCTGCCAAGAGAGGAGGACCGGCAGCAGGAGCACTCTTCTGGCAGCTTCTCACGGAAGGAATGGAGTCATTCCAAGATGGTTATGGCATAATGCTGGGGCAGGGTTCTTCTACTGCAAACATGATTGCTCAGCAGAATCACAGGCTGTACCTTATTCGCAGGATTCTTGGGAGGTTTGCGAATATACGGCGGTGGAAGAGGGCCAGGGGAAACAGAAGGTCTGGTGGAAATGGGGGTGGAAGTTCAAGAATGGAATTGCCTCAGTTATTGAATTAG